AACCCGGCGCGGTGCGCGCCGACGTCGAAGCCGGTCCCGTGGTCGCGCACGGACACCGTGACGATGCCGTCGTGTTCTTCGAGGCACACGACGGCTTTGGGCGTCTTCGCGTGCTTCAACGTGTTTCGCAGCGCTTCGCGGGCCGCGTCGTGCAAGGAGCCGACGACGTTCTCGGGGACGTCGGCGAGCTTCGCGAGCGGCACGAGGTCGACGCGCAGGCCCTCCGCCGTCATCTCGACCGCCAGCGCGCCGAGGCGGTGCTCGAGACCGCCCGGCTCGGCGGGTTCGTCGCCGTCGAGGCTCAGCCGCAGGCGCAGGGCGTGCGCGCGGGCGATGCTGCGGACCTGGTCGAGGCTGCCCACCGGATCGAGGGCGTCCCGGGGCGCCGGCAGCGCGAGCGACTCCATCACCTGCAGGACGGTGTCGTGCACGTCGCGCCGGTGCCGTTCGCGTTCGGCGGCGCGGCCGCGCTGCTCCCCCAGCCGGTGCGCGAACCGCATCGCCCCGGCGACGAGCAGGACGATCGCCAGCGCGGTCGCGGCGGCCGCGACCAGGGCGAGCACGATCCACGTCGCGGGCGCCGACGTGCCGGACACCACGGCCATGCCGTAGCGCAGGAGCACGGCACCGGTGATCGCGAGCGCCCCCGCCGGAGCGCCGCGCAGCAGCGTCCAGACCATGACCGTGCCCATGATGTTCGGCCAGGTCAGGGCGAGCAGGCCGGGTGCGTGCCCGGCGAACAGCGCCGCGGCGACGCTCGTGACGAGCGTGTACGCGGTGTCGGCGGCGAGCACCGGCCGGATGCCGGTGCTGCGGTGGAAGACCCAGGCCACCTCGGCCAGGTTCGGCACGAGGTACAGCACGATGGCGAGGGCGAGCACCGGAGCACCCAGCGGCCCGCCGGCCCAGATCGCCTGCAGGAACAGCGCGAGCCGGAACGCGACCGGCACGAGCACGAGCCTCGGCACCGCCCCCTGCACGAGCGGGAGCCCGGCTCCGCCGGCGAGCGCCCCCGCGCCGCCGAGCAGCACAACCCTCACGACGTCCTCCCCGGGTCAAGGCCCCTACCCTGACCAGCCCACCTGAACTCGTAACGTCGGCACATTCATTTCAGCTAACGACGCGCTCAGCTTGCCCCGCTCGGTTCCGCACTGTCAACGGGGCTTGGGCCGTAAGGGCCGCACAGGAGGAGACGCGCGTCCCTCCCCCGCGGATCCAGGTTCTTCGTCACGATTCGGCCGTCAGCGCGGCTTCCCGTTTTCGCGCCCGCCGGGCACCGAGGGCGGCGGGGAGGATCAGCGCGGCGACCAGCGCGACGAACCCGAACGCCACGCCGTAGCCCGCCACCTGGGCGATGCCGCCGACGATCGGCGGCCCGCCGAGGAACCCGGTGTAGGCGATGGCCGTGACGAAGCCGATCTCGCGCTCGCCGCCAGTCCCGTCGCCGCGTCTCCCGGCGTCGCCGGCGAGGCTGAGGGCCATCGGGAACGACGCGGCCAGACCCGCGCCGGCGAGCGCGAAGCCGGCGTAACCGACGGCGGCGACCGGGATCGCGGCCGCGGCGAGCAGCCCGGCGGCGGCCGAAGCGGACCCCGCGGCGAGGCAGCGGGTGGGGCCGAACCGGCGTTGTGCCCACGAACCCGCCAGCCGGGTCAGCGCCATGGCCAGCTGGAAGCCCGCGAACGCGAGCGCCGCGGCGCCCTGGCCGACCCCGCGTTCGGCCGTCATCAGCAAGGCGGACCAGTCCGAAGACGCGCCTTCCGCGATGGCCGAGCACAGGGCGACCGCGGCGAGCAGCCACAGCACCGGACGGCGGATCGGCGCCCGGTTCGGCACTGCTTCTTCGGCGTGGCCGGGCCGGCTGCCGGGGACCGCGCGGACGACGAACAGCAGCACCGCGACGGCGACGACCGCCGCCACGGTCAGGTGGCGCGCCGGGGACCACTCGTGGCCGGCGGCGAGGCCCGCGGCCAGGGAACCGGCGAGCGCGCCGAAGCTGAAGCCCGCGTGGAACACCGGCATGACCGGGCGGCGGATCCGGCGTTCGACGGCCACCGCGGCGACGTTCATCGCGACGTCGAGCATCCCGACGCTCGCGCCGATCAGGAGCAGGGCGCCGGCCAGCAGCGGCACGTCCGGCGCGAAACCGACCAGCACCATCGAGCCGGCCGCGCAGCCGGTGCTGCCGGCGACGACCACGCGGGCGCCGGCCCGTTCGATGATCCGGCCGGAGACCGAGGCGGCGGCGAGCATCCCGGCGCTGGCGCCGAGCAGGGCGAGGCCGAAGACGCCGGGCGAGGCGTGCACCTGCGCCGCCAGCGCGGGCGTGCGCGACGCCCAGGAGCCCAGCGCGAGGCCGTTGAGCGCGAAGACGACGAACACCGCGATCCGGTCTCGCATCGGTTCCCCCTTTCGTGGTCCCCAGCCTGACTGAAGCGCTTCAGAAAGTCCATGGCTAGACTGCGCGGATGACCCGGCGCCGCCGTCCGACGCTCGACGACGTCGCCTCGGCGGTGGGCGTCTCGCGGGCCACGGTTTCGAACGCGTACAACCGGCCCGACCAGCTGTCCGGCCGGCTGCGGGACGAGGTCCTGCGAGCGGCGGCGGAGCTCGGCTACGCCGGCCCGGACCCGACCGCGCGCAGCCTCGCGACCAGCCGGACCGGGGCGATCGCGGTGCTGCTGGACACGTCGCTGTCGACGGCGTTCTCCGACCCCGCGCTGTCCCTGACGCTGGACGCGCTGGCCCGGGTGGTCGATCCGCACGGGCACGCGCTGCTGCTCCTGCCGGGCGGTGCGGACGGCGGGCCGCCCGCCGCGCGCGTGCTGGCCGCTCAGGCGGACATCGCGGTCGCGTATTCGCTGGCCGACGGCGCCCCGGCGCTGGACTCGGTGCGGGCGCGGGGACTGCCGCTGGTGGTCGTCGACCAGCCGCTGCTGCCCGGCGTGGCGCGGATCGGCTGCCAGGACCGGCTCGGGGCGGCGCTGGCCGCGCGGCACCTCGTCGCGCTGGGGCACCGGCGGTTCGGGATCTTCGCCGCGTGCAGCCGGGTCGCGCCGGGCGGAGGTGCGCTGACCGCTTCTTCGGCGGCGTCGGCTCCGTTCCGCGACACGCGCGAGCGGCTGGCCGGGTACCTGGACGAGCTGGGCCCGGCGTCGGCTTCGGTCGTCGTCGAGGAGGCGGCCGGGCTCAGCGCGGAGAGCGCGCTGACCGGGGCGTTCGCGCTGCTCGGGCGGTCGCCGCGGCCGACCGCGGTGCTGTGCATGTCCGACCAGCTGGCGCTGGCGGTGCTCGCGGTGGCCGGGCAGCTCGGGATCGGCGTGCCGGACGAGCTTTCGGTGGTCGGCTTCGACGACAGCCCGCCGGCGTCGTGGTCGTCGCCGCCGCTGACGACGATCCGGCAGGACCTCGCGGAGAAGGGACGGATCGCCGGGGAGCTGGTGCTGGGGCTGCTGGCCGGCGGCTCGGTCCCCCCGCCGGACGAGGTGCCGGTTTCGCTCGTGGTTCGGGGCAGCACGGGTCCCGCCTAGCACTCCCTTTTCGCTCCCGCAAGACCGTTCGCGGATCTGTGGACAACCGGTTCCCGCCCGGGGATCCGTCCACAGATTCGAAATCGCGGGCTGACAAACCTTCCGCCGCCCGCCAATCTGGAATCACCAGTTCACCGCGGCCCGCGAAAGCCGCGAATCCAGAGGGGAAATCCACGATGTCTTCACGCCGTCTCCGCGCCCGGCTGCCGCACCTGCTGGTCCTGGCCGCGCTGGGTCTCCTGACCAGCGTCGGAACCGCTCAGGCCGCGCCGGCGCAGGCCGATCCGGGTTGCCAGAAGGGCGAGTTCTGCCTGTGGTCGACGGGTGACTACGGCGGTGCGGCCCAGCGATTCGACCTGCGCACCGCGAATCCCGGGGAATGCATTCCCCTGCCCGAGGGATTCACGGGGGCGTCATTCGCGAATCTGCTGACCCGGGACGTCACGGTGTACCAGAGCGAGGAATGCTCGACCGAGGGAGATTTCGTCACCTATCCGGGTGGTGGCACGTTCGTGCCGGACGCGCCTTTCCTGGTCCGCGGGATCCAGATCTGGGAGTGACCTCCGACCCGGGCCCGCACCGCCGTCCGCTCCACGGGGAGAGCCGGCTCGCGGCGGCGGCCGGACCCGACCGGGGCCGCTCCCCCGACAGCGGCCCCACCCCGTGGGCGCGCCCCGGCGGCGGGGCGCGCCCACGGGCTTCCCACGCCGAGTCTCGACGTGTCAGGCGGCGCCAGCGAGCGCCTCAGGCCGTTCACAGGGCCGGCGCGACCGGGCGATGCAGGGATTCACCGACGACGGGCGGCCGGACAGCTCAGCTCTTCTCCGGGATCAGTTCAGCCTGGGCCCGGCTTGCGGCCGATCCCGGCGGCCCCACCGTCCCGCGCGGTTCACGGCGGGAGTCCCGGCCACATCGCCGCCTGCGGGGGTCTCCGAACCGGCAGCGGCCCACTCACACCGAACCCCACGACCAGCTCTACGACCGCCGGACCGCCGGCCCAAGCCTGGGCCACCCACAACCACCCCGGACAAGCCCTTGGACCAGGTCACCCACGCCGGCCGCCTCGGGCGGTCGCCGCCCTCGGGCGGGTCAAGACGGGATTCGTGCAGGTGAGGCGACCACCGCGCCACCCGCGGCAGGCGGGCAGACAGCGGCGTGCGGACGCTCGCGGCGCTGCCTGCCCGGCCGCTGGTCGTGCGGGCGAGCGGGGTCGGGCTGGACACAGCAAGAGCCTTCTGATCGCCAGATTACAGGTTCGAGGCCCGCCGGGAAGCCCGTTCGGTCACCCTCAGCACCGCACCCGACACTCAAGGAGGTCTGCACCACGTTCTCGACGGCGCTTCCCCCGAACTTCCGAATTCCGTCGAACGAGACCTGAAACGATTCGCCGGTGTCGAACGATCGAGAGGATGGCGACGACTAAGCTGCCAGTGCCGGGTTACCGGCAGCAGCCGTCGGCGCGGGCCCTCGTAGCTCAGCTGGATAGAGCAAGAGCCTTCTAATCTCTAGGTCGCAGGTTCGAGTCCTGCCGGGGGCGCCACCAGGGAAGACGTCGTGCGCGGCTGCGCACGACGCACCCTGGCCACGTGACCGGCCCCGCATCGGGGCCCTCCTCGGGCAGCGCGGCGTATTCCCACTTTGGACGGTCACGGTCCACGGCTCCCCGCGCCGGAGGAGTCCGGAAGTCGCACCGTGCGAGCGGCCATGTGGCCCAACGGTCCCGACCGAACCCATCTCGAGACAACCTTGTTACCCGAACCGGTGAATCCGGCCTCAGGGTCTCCGCGGCCACGCGGTCACGCAGAGCAACAGGCCGTCACCCGACACGCCGCCCCGAGGGCGTACCCCTGCGGAGGACACCACCGCCGACGCCAGAACGAACTGCGCCGCCCGAGCCGTCTTCGACGAAGCCCGGCTCGCCGGACTGGTCCGACTGCACCTGCTGAAGCTGCGCCACCTCGGCACGCGACTGCAGGCAGACCAGACCACGACCGCGGCCACCCTCGCACGATCTGCCGACCGATCCTCACGCAACCCGGCACCGGTCAGCCGGCCCGCCCTGTCCACCCCCCTGATGCGCGACTTCGGTCCACATCGGATTCACCTGACGTCCCGGGTGGCGCCCGTCCTCACACGACCGATCTCCTCGATAACCGAAATGGACGCACACCCCGGACGTACCTTCCGTCCCCGACGGAGGCCGCGTGAGGCTCCGGCAGGACACATTTGTTCGCGTGAGCGATCACCGCTGATAGTGGTCAGGTCGCGGATGGCCGAAGCGGCCGAAGCGCCGGACACGCACGGTGCAGCCTGCGGACAGCGATGCGCCGGCGTGGGGGCACGACACGTTCGTGCGGGCAGCGAGCTGGTCAGGACCGGCCGGGCGCCCATCACGGTCGTCGGTCGAGCGGGTTCAGCGTCCCGCAGATCCGGGTGTCCGGGGTGGCGAAGACCTCTTCCGGCACCTCATCCGGGAACTGACGCGCCATCCAGGTCGGGATCAGTACACCGACGCGACGCATGCGGTGGAGCCGCAGCCCCGACCGAGCCCCCGCACCGACCTCGGCGAGGTACGGGTGTCGGCCTCGTACCCGCCGAAGTGCTTGGGGCGTCACAACTTGAACACCAGCGCCGGCCAGCGCCTCGATCGCCTCGACGTGAAGTTTCTCGCGCGTCGGGATCGTGGTGGCCAAGATATCCACCAAAGAAAACGGGCGAGAACGAACACCAAGTCGCGTGAGGCCAGGCCGGCGTCCACGGATGGTCCGGTTCGAAGCCTGCCCCCGGCCGACGGGCTCGCGCATCCTCTCGTTTGCGGGTCGGAGATCCCGGCGTTCGAAACCCGCCGGCATCGTTTCCGGACCACGACGCAAGCACCGCATTCCCAAGGATGTCAGCTCCGGACACCGATGTGATCCTCGATGACGAACCACGTTGGCCGAAGGGGATGAGACGACATGACTGCCGCCAGGAGTCTGCCCGCAGACGGCTACCCGCCCCCGCCCGAGCCGGGGCTGACGGCGGAAGAGGTCGTGGCGCGCGCGGAGCGCATCGCGGTCGATCTCGTCGATCGCCAACAAGAAACGGAAGAGCGCGGGTACTACGGCCTCGACACACACAACGAGTTCCTCAACGCGGGCTTCTACCGCTTGCTCGTGCCGCGACGGTACGGCGGCTACGAGTTCGGCCTCGACACCTACCTGCAGGTGGTGGCCGCACTCGCCCGCGGTTGCGGCTCCACGGCCTGGATGTACACCTTCGGCGCCTCCCACGCCCATGTCGCCGCGACCCTGTTCGGCCAGGCGGCGCAGGACGAGATGTTCGCGGGCGGCGACTTCATCTGCCCCGGCACGATCGGGCCGGTCGGGTTCGCCGAGCGGGCCGGGGACGGGGGCTGGATCGTCGACGGCACCCACCGCTACTGCTCCGGCTCCCCGTACGCCACCCACTTCATCGGCCACACGCTCGTGGCCGGCGCGGACGGCGAACAGCCCACCCCGATGATGTTCGTCCTGCCCCGCGACCGGTGGACGCGGCTGGAGGACTGGGGCGGGCAGCTGGGCCTCCGGGGCAGCGGTTCGCACAGCATCAAGATCGAGAAGGCACACATCCCGAGCCACTTCGCGCTGCCCGGAACGCACATCGGCCTGGTCTCCGTCGCGGACGGCGCGCCGGGACTGGAGCTGCACGGCAACACCATGTACGGCGGTGGCGTGCTGAGCATGATCCAGTTCCAGAACGGCGCACTGGCGACCGGCATGGTCGCCGGCGCCCTCGACATCTACACCCAGCTCATGCGCGACCGCACGACGATCTATCCACCAATCACCTCGCGCGCCCAGGACCCCGACTTCCAATACCACTTCGGCGAGGCCACCGGCCGCATCGCCACCGCACAGGCGGCCCTGGCGGACGGCGTGCGGCAGTGGCACGAAGCCGCCGCGCGCGGTTCGGCGGCGTTCACCCGTGAAGTGGACGTCAGGCTGTCGTTGATCAGCCGTGAAGCCGTCCGGCTGTCGTGGGCCGCGTTGTCCGAACACCTCTTCCCGACCGCCGGGTCGAGCGCGGTGCGGGTCGGTGAACGGCTCGAACGCATCTGGCGGGACATGTCCGCCCTGCAGAGCCACGCCGGGGTGAGCCTCTTCCTGGCCAAGGTTGCCAACCGGCAGCTGGCCGAACTGGTCTTCGACCTGGCGGGTGAGCGATGACCGAGTCCACGCGTCCGCTGACCGGGGCCGAGTACCTCGAGAGCCTGCGCGACGACCGCGAAATCTACCTCTACGGCGAACGCGTCAAAGACGTCACCGCACACCCCGCCTTCCACAACCCGGCGAGGATGACCGCCCGCCTCTACGACGCCCTGCACGACCCCAAGCACCGCGACATCCTCACCACCGCCACCGACACCGGCGGGCCCGACGGCTACACCCACCGCTTCTACACCACTCCCCACAGCGCCGACGACCTCGTCGCCGACCAGAAAGCCATCGCGGAGTGGGCGCGGCTCAGCTACAGCTGGCTGGGCCGCAGCCCGGAGCACAAGGCGGCCTTTCTGGGGACGCTGAACGTGAACGCCGACTTCTACAACCCCTTCGCCGACAACGCCCGACGCTGGTACCGCGAATCCCAGGAAAAAGTCCTCTACTGGAACCACGCGATCGTGCACCCACCCGTCGACCGCGACCGGCCACCCCACGAAGTCGCCGACGTGTTCATCCACGTCGAACGCGAAACCGATGACGGACTGATCGTCTCCGGCGCCAAAGTCGTCGCCACCGGCTCCGCCCTCACGCACTACAACTTCATCGCCCACACCGGGCTGCCGATCAAGGACCGCAAGTTCGCCCTGGTGGCCACCGTACCGACAGCGGCTCGCGGGTTGAAACTCATCTGCCGCCAGTCCTACGCGGCGGCGTCCACGCTCACCGGCAGCCCGTTCGACTACCCGCTCTCCTCCCGCATGGACGAAAACGACACCATCCTGGTGATGGACAAGGTCCTCGTCCCGTGGGAGAACGTGTTCATCTACGGCGACGTCGTGAAGGTGGGGATGTTCGCCGGGCACTCCGGGTTCAACGCACGCGCCTGGTTTCACGGCTGCACCCGGCTCGCGGTGAAGTTCGAATTCCTCGCCGGCCTCCTCGCCAAAGCCTTGGAAATCACCGGCGTCAGCGACTTCCGCGGCGTCCAAGCCCGCCTCGGCGAAGTCCTCGCCTGGCGCAACCTCTTCTGGGGACTCTCCGACGCCGCCGCCCGCAACCCCGTCCCCTGGCGCAACGGCGCCGTACTCCCCAACCCGAACTACGGCATGGCATTCCGCTGGTTCTCCCAGCTCGGCTACGCCCGCATCCGCGAAATCGTCCTCCAAGACGTCGCCAGCGGCCTCATCTACCTCAACTCCAGCGCACAAGACTTCCACAACGAAAACATGCGCCCCTACCTCGACAAATACCTCCGCGGCTCCCACGGCATCGACGCCGTCCACCGCGTCAAAGTCATGAAACTCCTCTGGGACGCCGTCGGCACCGAATTCGGCGGCCGCCACGAACTCTACGAACGCAACTACACCGGAAACCACGAAAACACCCGCGTAGAGCTACTCCAGAGCCAACTCGCCGACGGACAACTCGACAGCTACAAACAATTCGTCGACAACTGCCTCGCCGAATACGACCTCGACGGATGGACCGTCCCCGACCTCACCACCTTCGACCACCTCGGCAAGGCCGGCCGCGACCTCCTCAGCTGAACACCGGCCGAGCCGGTCCCCCGCCGCCAACGGATTCGACGGGCGCGTGCCCGTCGAATCCGTTGGCGTGCGAAAAAACCGCACCGGCAGGCACGCATGCTCGAAGTTGCCCGTACGTCCGCCGCGCCACCATGCTTCTCCACGCGAAACCCCTGCCGGAAATTCGACTGCAACGGCGTGATTCGCGACCTGGCCCGACACCTGGAGACCAGGGTGGTCGGCGTTCGTCCGGCGCCGTAGACAAGGGAGTCTGTTGTGGGCACAATCCATGATCTGAAAGTCGCACGCAGCGAAGAACCGTGGCTGACCATCGGCGACGCCGAATTTCGTTCACGGTTGATCGTCGGGATCGAGCAGTACGATTCGGTGACGGATGTCAAGAACGTGCTCGAGGCGACCGACGCCGACGTATTCATCACGACCGTCGACCCGGACAGCCGGCGCTCCAGCCTGCTGCTGTCGGACCTCGATGAAGCGCTGCCGCTGGACCAGTTCGTGTGGATCGGCACGACGTCGTTTTCCCGGTCGAAGGAGAGCGCGCTACGGACCGCCCGGATCCTGCACGATTCACTGGGAATCGACATTCTGAAGCTCGACGTGCGCGGCGAGGACAACACGCCGGACAATCGGCAGACGGTCGAGGCCGCAGCCGAACTACGCGCGCGCGGCACGCACCTGCTGCCGTTCATCCTGCCCGACCTCGGCGTCGCCCGGGAACTGGTGGACCTCGGGTGCTCGGCTCTGCGAGTGATGGCCGCCCCCGTAGCCTCCGGTCGCGGTATCGTCGACCCGGCGCCGATTCGCGCCATTATCGAGCAGTGCGACATCCCCGTCATCGTGGAAGGCGGTCTGGGCAGCGCGAAACACGTAGCGCTCGC
This genomic window from Amycolatopsis mongoliensis contains:
- a CDS encoding sensor histidine kinase; the encoded protein is MLLGGAGALAGGAGLPLVQGAVPRLVLVPVAFRLALFLQAIWAGGPLGAPVLALAIVLYLVPNLAEVAWVFHRSTGIRPVLAADTAYTLVTSVAAALFAGHAPGLLALTWPNIMGTVMVWTLLRGAPAGALAITGAVLLRYGMAVVSGTSAPATWIVLALVAAAATALAIVLLVAGAMRFAHRLGEQRGRAAERERHRRDVHDTVLQVMESLALPAPRDALDPVGSLDQVRSIARAHALRLRLSLDGDEPAEPGGLEHRLGALAVEMTAEGLRVDLVPLAKLADVPENVVGSLHDAAREALRNTLKHAKTPKAVVCLEEHDGIVTVSVRDHGTGFDVGAHRAGFGIENSIHARMAEIGGAARIESAPGQGTRVVLTAPLELRFPVG
- a CDS encoding MFS transporter, with amino-acid sequence MRDRIAVFVVFALNGLALGSWASRTPALAAQVHASPGVFGLALLGASAGMLAAASVSGRIIERAGARVVVAGSTGCAAGSMVLVGFAPDVPLLAGALLLIGASVGMLDVAMNVAAVAVERRIRRPVMPVFHAGFSFGALAGSLAAGLAAGHEWSPARHLTVAAVVAVAVLLFVVRAVPGSRPGHAEEAVPNRAPIRRPVLWLLAAVALCSAIAEGASSDWSALLMTAERGVGQGAAALAFAGFQLAMALTRLAGSWAQRRFGPTRCLAAGSASAAAGLLAAAAIPVAAVGYAGFALAGAGLAASFPMALSLAGDAGRRGDGTGGEREIGFVTAIAYTGFLGGPPIVGGIAQVAGYGVAFGFVALVAALILPAALGARRARKREAALTAES
- a CDS encoding LacI family DNA-binding transcriptional regulator — its product is MTRRRRPTLDDVASAVGVSRATVSNAYNRPDQLSGRLRDEVLRAAAELGYAGPDPTARSLATSRTGAIAVLLDTSLSTAFSDPALSLTLDALARVVDPHGHALLLLPGGADGGPPAARVLAAQADIAVAYSLADGAPALDSVRARGLPLVVVDQPLLPGVARIGCQDRLGAALAARHLVALGHRRFGIFAACSRVAPGGGALTASSAASAPFRDTRERLAGYLDELGPASASVVVEEAAGLSAESALTGAFALLGRSPRPTAVLCMSDQLALAVLAVAGQLGIGVPDELSVVGFDDSPPASWSSPPLTTIRQDLAEKGRIAGELVLGLLAGGSVPPPDEVPVSLVVRGSTGPA
- a CDS encoding peptidase inhibitor family I36 protein, which produces MSSRRLRARLPHLLVLAALGLLTSVGTAQAAPAQADPGCQKGEFCLWSTGDYGGAAQRFDLRTANPGECIPLPEGFTGASFANLLTRDVTVYQSEECSTEGDFVTYPGGGTFVPDAPFLVRGIQIWE
- a CDS encoding acyl-CoA dehydrogenase family protein gives rise to the protein MTAARSLPADGYPPPPEPGLTAEEVVARAERIAVDLVDRQQETEERGYYGLDTHNEFLNAGFYRLLVPRRYGGYEFGLDTYLQVVAALARGCGSTAWMYTFGASHAHVAATLFGQAAQDEMFAGGDFICPGTIGPVGFAERAGDGGWIVDGTHRYCSGSPYATHFIGHTLVAGADGEQPTPMMFVLPRDRWTRLEDWGGQLGLRGSGSHSIKIEKAHIPSHFALPGTHIGLVSVADGAPGLELHGNTMYGGGVLSMIQFQNGALATGMVAGALDIYTQLMRDRTTIYPPITSRAQDPDFQYHFGEATGRIATAQAALADGVRQWHEAAARGSAAFTREVDVRLSLISREAVRLSWAALSEHLFPTAGSSAVRVGERLERIWRDMSALQSHAGVSLFLAKVANRQLAELVFDLAGER
- a CDS encoding 4-hydroxyphenylacetate 3-hydroxylase family protein, with amino-acid sequence MTESTRPLTGAEYLESLRDDREIYLYGERVKDVTAHPAFHNPARMTARLYDALHDPKHRDILTTATDTGGPDGYTHRFYTTPHSADDLVADQKAIAEWARLSYSWLGRSPEHKAAFLGTLNVNADFYNPFADNARRWYRESQEKVLYWNHAIVHPPVDRDRPPHEVADVFIHVERETDDGLIVSGAKVVATGSALTHYNFIAHTGLPIKDRKFALVATVPTAARGLKLICRQSYAAASTLTGSPFDYPLSSRMDENDTILVMDKVLVPWENVFIYGDVVKVGMFAGHSGFNARAWFHGCTRLAVKFEFLAGLLAKALEITGVSDFRGVQARLGEVLAWRNLFWGLSDAAARNPVPWRNGAVLPNPNYGMAFRWFSQLGYARIREIVLQDVASGLIYLNSSAQDFHNENMRPYLDKYLRGSHGIDAVHRVKVMKLLWDAVGTEFGGRHELYERNYTGNHENTRVELLQSQLADGQLDSYKQFVDNCLAEYDLDGWTVPDLTTFDHLGKAGRDLLS
- a CDS encoding beta/alpha barrel domain-containing protein: MGTIHDLKVARSEEPWLTIGDAEFRSRLIVGIEQYDSVTDVKNVLEATDADVFITTVDPDSRRSSLLLSDLDEALPLDQFVWIGTTSFSRSKESALRTARILHDSLGIDILKLDVRGEDNTPDNRQTVEAAAELRARGTHLLPFILPDLGVARELVDLGCSALRVMAAPVASGRGIVDPAPIRAIIEQCDIPVIVEGGLGSAKHVALAMELGAAATLVNTALVRAGNPLKMAKAMRHAATAGRLAYESVPMAGDAVAA